The DNA window GCCCAGGTGCGCCGGACCGCGGGCTGTTGGGAGACACCACTCTCGTCCTCGAAGACGAGCCAGGCGCGTCGGCGCCGGGCGTTTTTTTTAGCTGCGCCCAGAGCGCCCCGTCTTCCATCGTTCGATCGCCACCTCGTCGCGCTCGCGCGCGCGGCGCCCCGGCCGTGGCAGCGACCAGTTGAGTTGCTGGAGCAGGCGGCCGACATGACTGGGATGATGCCGCACGCCCGTCAACCGCTGGATCACCGCCGCCACACGCGGCAACGTCCACAGTTCGGTGCTGAACCCGTGCGCCCCTGGGCCCGCCCGCAGGGCACGATCGACCTTCGCCAGTTGCTTCGCGTCGAGCTTGGGCTTCCGTCCCGCGCGGCCCGCTGCCTTGA is part of the Candidatus Rokuibacteriota bacterium genome and encodes:
- a CDS encoding winged helix-turn-helix domain-containing protein — its product is MVTKSRRDFAALERRRLQAARLFAQGKTQGAVARALGVTTAAVNHWHQTWRAKGVRGLKAAGRAGRKPKLDAKQLAKVDRALRAGPGAHGFSTELWTLPRVAAVIQRLTGVRHHPSHVGRLLQQLNWSLPRPGRRARERDEVAIERWKTGRSGRS